From Micromonospora sp. NBC_01699, a single genomic window includes:
- a CDS encoding sugar transferase yields MTSATLLSSATLPPELPPGASAVTTRSRHRAYVRTTVVFDSIALGVAVLIGYFARFGGDDPRGSDISYFIIGPALVLVWLLSLRGLRCYDDRVLGYGADEYRRVTAASLRLAGGIAIAGYIADVGVSRGFLGISFAVGTVGLAVARFAARKRLHRARSRGTGWARQVLVVGDTPHVLELVHTLRREPHAGYEVIGACIPDALLAPVPQRLGDVPVVGSLRGVAEAALAVGADTVAVTASGELTSTRLRRLGWQLEGTGIDLVLAPALTDVAGPRIHTTPVAGLPLIHVEAPEFRGARKVVKGFVDRAAAFAALTLALPILAVLALAIKLDSRGPVIFRQIRVGQGGREFGVYKFRTMVTNADALLAELTARNETDGLMFKMRDDPRVTRVGKFLRKWSLDELPQLANVLFGHMSLVGPRPPLPSEVARYDGDVARRLLVKPGMTGLWQVSGRSDLTWEDGIRLDLYYVENWSLAADLTILWKTFGAVVNSRGAY; encoded by the coding sequence GTGACGTCGGCAACACTGCTGAGCTCCGCGACTTTGCCTCCGGAATTGCCACCGGGAGCATCCGCTGTCACGACCAGATCACGGCATCGGGCGTACGTCCGAACCACCGTCGTCTTCGACAGCATCGCCCTCGGAGTCGCCGTACTGATCGGATACTTCGCCCGCTTCGGCGGCGACGATCCGCGCGGCTCCGACATCTCTTACTTCATCATCGGTCCCGCCCTGGTGCTGGTCTGGTTGCTCTCGCTGCGCGGACTGCGCTGCTATGACGACCGGGTGCTGGGCTACGGCGCGGACGAGTACCGGCGGGTCACCGCCGCCAGCCTGAGGTTGGCCGGCGGGATCGCGATCGCCGGCTACATCGCCGACGTCGGCGTGTCCCGTGGTTTCCTCGGCATCTCGTTCGCGGTCGGCACGGTCGGCCTGGCGGTGGCCCGGTTCGCCGCGCGCAAGCGGCTGCACCGGGCCCGCTCCAGGGGGACCGGGTGGGCCCGGCAGGTGCTGGTGGTCGGGGACACCCCGCACGTGCTGGAGTTGGTGCACACGCTGCGTCGGGAGCCGCACGCCGGCTACGAGGTCATCGGTGCCTGCATCCCGGACGCGTTGCTGGCGCCGGTACCGCAGCGGCTGGGTGACGTACCGGTGGTCGGTTCGTTGCGCGGGGTGGCCGAGGCCGCGCTCGCGGTCGGGGCCGACACGGTCGCGGTGACCGCGTCCGGTGAACTCACCTCCACCCGGTTGCGGCGGCTGGGCTGGCAGCTTGAGGGCACCGGGATCGACCTGGTGCTGGCGCCGGCACTGACCGACGTGGCCGGGCCGCGGATCCACACCACGCCGGTTGCCGGGCTGCCGCTGATCCACGTGGAGGCGCCCGAGTTCCGGGGGGCCCGCAAGGTGGTCAAGGGTTTCGTGGACCGGGCGGCGGCCTTCGCGGCGCTCACCCTGGCCCTGCCGATCCTGGCCGTGCTGGCGTTGGCGATCAAGCTGGACAGCCGGGGGCCGGTGATCTTCCGGCAGATCCGGGTCGGCCAGGGTGGGCGCGAGTTCGGCGTCTACAAGTTCCGCACCATGGTCACCAACGCGGACGCGCTGCTGGCCGAGCTGACCGCGCGGAACGAGACCGACGGCCTGATGTTCAAGATGCGCGACGACCCGAGGGTGACCCGGGTGGGCAAGTTCCTGCGCAAGTGGTCGCTGGACGAGTTGCCACAGCTCGCGAACGTTCTTTTCGGCCACATGAGCCTGGTCGGCCCGCGCCCGCCGCTGCCCTCGGAGGTGGCCCGCTACGACGGCGATGTCGCCCGCCGCCTCCTGGTCAAGCCCGGTATGACCGGCCTCTGGCAGGTCAGCGGCCGCTCCGACCTCACCTGGGAAGACGGCATCCGCCTGGACCTCTACTACGTAGAAAACTGGTCCCTGGCGGCAGACCTGACCATCCTCTGGAAAACCTTCGGCGCCGTAGTAAACAGCCGAGGCGCCTACTAA
- a CDS encoding (Fe-S)-binding protein — translation MRIALFVTCVNDLVFPGTGRAVVTILERLGHTVEFPTEQSCCGQMHANSGYRAEAMPLVRRFVDTFGPYDAVVAPSGSCVAMVRESYPRLAASEPALARRVADLAPRTYELSELLVDVLAVTDLGASFPHRVTYHPTCHGLRMLRLGDKPLQLLRAVRDIDLVELPGAQECCGFGGTFAVKNAGVSGAMLADKCDAVCSTGAEYVAAADNSCLAHIGGGLSRRTGQPDGDGGTRPEVRAIHYAEILAGTADIPATTAEAPATTAEGTK, via the coding sequence GTGCGCATCGCGCTCTTCGTGACCTGCGTAAACGACCTGGTGTTCCCCGGCACCGGGCGGGCGGTGGTGACGATCCTGGAACGGCTCGGCCACACCGTCGAGTTCCCCACCGAACAGAGCTGCTGCGGCCAGATGCACGCCAACAGCGGCTATCGGGCCGAGGCGATGCCGCTGGTCCGCCGGTTCGTCGACACCTTCGGCCCGTACGACGCCGTGGTGGCCCCGTCCGGCTCGTGCGTGGCGATGGTGCGTGAGTCGTACCCCCGGCTGGCCGCGTCCGAGCCGGCGCTGGCGCGGCGGGTCGCCGACCTTGCCCCGCGCACGTACGAGCTGTCCGAACTGCTGGTCGACGTGCTCGCCGTGACCGATCTCGGCGCCTCGTTCCCGCACCGGGTCACGTACCACCCGACCTGTCACGGCCTGCGCATGCTGCGGCTGGGCGACAAGCCACTGCAACTGCTGCGCGCCGTACGCGACATCGACCTGGTCGAGCTGCCCGGCGCCCAGGAGTGCTGCGGCTTCGGCGGCACGTTCGCGGTCAAGAACGCCGGCGTCTCCGGCGCGATGCTGGCCGACAAGTGCGACGCGGTCTGCTCCACCGGAGCCGAGTATGTCGCCGCCGCCGACAACTCCTGCCTGGCCCACATCGGCGGCGGGCTGTCCCGCCGTACCGGCCAACCCGACGGCGACGGCGGCACCCGCCCCGAGGTACGGGCGATCCACTACGCCGAGATCCTGGCCGGCACGGCGGACATTCCCGCCACCACGGCGGAAGCCCCCGCCACCACGGCGGAGGGAACGAAATGA
- the xylB gene encoding xylulokinase gives MALVAGVDSSTQSCKVVIRDAETGELVRSGRAAHPEGTEVDPAAWWGALQDAVEQAGGLADVVAASVAGQQHGMVCLDERGEVVRPALLWNDTRSAGAAVDLIEELGDGNVAGGDRVGALVAGRQAWAEAVGSVPVASFTVTKLRWLARNEPASAERTAAVCLPHDWLTWRLAGAHGLDALRTDRGDASGTGYWSPRTGEYRLDLLERAFGRRPVLPVVLDPTGRAGELPNGAPLGPGTGDNAAAALGVGALPGDVIVSIGTSGTVFSVAETPSQDSSGAVAGFADATGRFLPLVATLNAARVLDAAAKLLGVDLDQLARLALSAPSGADGLVMVPYLEGERTPNRPLATGAVHGLTLRTSTPAHLARAAVEGLLCGLADGLDAMVAQGATVNRVILVGGGARSEAVRRIAPEVFGCPVLVPAPGEYVADGAARQAAWVAQGGEAPPTWSATTTQEYDARPAPHIRDQYATARDLITNRPT, from the coding sequence ATGGCGCTCGTCGCCGGGGTCGACTCGTCGACCCAGTCGTGCAAGGTCGTGATTCGCGACGCGGAGACCGGTGAGCTGGTCCGCTCCGGGCGGGCCGCTCACCCGGAGGGCACCGAGGTGGATCCGGCGGCCTGGTGGGGGGCGTTGCAGGATGCCGTGGAGCAGGCCGGCGGCCTGGCGGATGTGGTTGCCGCCTCGGTCGCCGGCCAGCAGCACGGCATGGTCTGCCTGGACGAGCGGGGCGAGGTCGTCCGCCCCGCCCTGCTCTGGAACGACACCCGGTCGGCCGGTGCCGCGGTCGACCTGATCGAGGAACTGGGCGACGGCAACGTGGCTGGCGGGGACCGGGTCGGTGCGCTGGTGGCCGGTCGGCAGGCGTGGGCGGAGGCGGTCGGCAGCGTACCGGTGGCCAGTTTCACCGTGACCAAGCTGCGCTGGCTGGCTCGCAACGAGCCGGCGTCGGCCGAGCGGACCGCTGCGGTCTGCCTGCCGCACGACTGGCTCACCTGGCGGCTGGCCGGGGCGCACGGGCTGGACGCGCTGCGTACCGACCGCGGCGACGCGAGCGGCACCGGCTACTGGTCGCCGCGTACCGGCGAATACCGGCTCGACCTGCTGGAACGGGCGTTCGGTCGGCGGCCGGTGCTGCCGGTCGTGCTCGACCCGACCGGTCGGGCCGGCGAGCTGCCCAACGGGGCCCCGCTCGGCCCCGGCACCGGCGACAACGCCGCCGCCGCGCTCGGGGTCGGCGCGCTGCCCGGTGACGTGATCGTCTCCATCGGCACCTCCGGCACCGTGTTCAGCGTGGCCGAGACGCCGTCGCAGGACAGCTCCGGCGCGGTGGCCGGGTTCGCCGACGCCACCGGCCGCTTCCTGCCGCTGGTCGCCACCCTCAACGCGGCGCGGGTGCTCGACGCCGCCGCCAAACTGCTCGGCGTCGACCTGGACCAGCTGGCCCGGCTGGCACTGTCGGCACCCTCGGGCGCCGACGGGCTGGTCATGGTGCCGTACCTGGAGGGCGAGCGCACCCCCAACCGTCCACTGGCGACCGGCGCGGTGCACGGCCTGACCCTGCGTACGTCCACCCCCGCGCACCTGGCGCGGGCGGCGGTCGAGGGTCTGCTCTGCGGCCTCGCCGACGGCCTCGACGCGATGGTTGCCCAGGGGGCCACGGTCAACCGGGTGATCCTGGTCGGCGGCGGTGCCCGCTCCGAGGCCGTCCGCCGGATCGCCCCCGAGGTCTTCGGCTGCCCCGTCCTGGTCCCCGCCCCCGGCGAGTACGTGGCCGACGGTGCCGCCCGCCAGGCCGCCTGGGTCGCCCAGGGTGGCGAGGCGCCGCCCACGTGGTCCGCCACCACCACCCAGGAGTACGACGCCCGCCCCGCCCCCCACATCCGCGACCAGTACGCCACCGCCCGAGACCTGATCACCAACCGCCCCACCTAA
- a CDS encoding ROK family transcriptional regulator, translated as MTQPGNGQVGTAGTAVRQASLREHNLALLLRHIADAPRPPSRADLATATGLTRATVSALVDDLIGGHLLTEVDPAPRTGAGRPALGLVLATDGPAGLGLEINVDYLAACVVDLTGAVRHRAVRRVDLRPISPAEVLNDLGDLAATARAEAHRQRLVLAGTALAVPGLVTSTGVVRLAPNLGWRDVDLAGGLNTHPALAGHRLTAPGQPGVAAPAPARPAGRVPGQGPGGATARGPSGQRTGSGGWLTIDNEANLAALGELHAGPPGPATFLYVSGEIGIGAGIVLHGALFRGARGWSGELGHLPVHPTGRPCRCGSRGCLEQYAGQEAILTGAGLAGRGLPADAAIARLAERAGTGDPAALGALTEAATALGVAIAGVINLLDLDTVVLGGIYAPLVTWLRPPLEAEIARRVLTAAWSPVTVRPSRLTRDAAVLGAAGSVVRAVLSNPAHWLTPPT; from the coding sequence GTGACGCAACCCGGCAACGGCCAGGTGGGTACGGCCGGCACAGCCGTACGCCAGGCGAGCCTGCGTGAGCACAACCTGGCCCTGTTACTGCGCCACATCGCCGACGCGCCGCGTCCGCCGTCGCGCGCCGACCTCGCCACCGCCACCGGGCTGACCCGTGCCACCGTCTCCGCCCTGGTCGACGACCTGATCGGCGGGCACCTGCTGACCGAGGTCGACCCCGCTCCGCGTACCGGCGCAGGCCGACCCGCGCTCGGCCTGGTGCTGGCGACCGACGGTCCGGCCGGGCTCGGTCTGGAGATCAACGTCGACTACCTGGCCGCCTGCGTGGTCGACCTGACCGGCGCCGTCCGGCACCGGGCGGTCCGCCGGGTCGACCTGCGCCCGATTTCGCCCGCCGAGGTGCTCAACGACCTCGGTGACCTGGCCGCCACCGCCCGCGCCGAGGCGCACCGGCAGCGCCTGGTGCTGGCCGGGACCGCGCTGGCCGTACCCGGTCTGGTCACCTCGACCGGGGTGGTGCGGCTGGCGCCGAACCTCGGCTGGCGGGACGTCGACCTGGCCGGTGGGCTCAACACCCATCCGGCGCTGGCCGGTCACCGGCTCACCGCACCCGGTCAACCGGGAGTGGCCGCCCCGGCACCGGCTCGACCGGCGGGACGCGTACCCGGCCAGGGGCCCGGCGGGGCCACCGCGCGGGGCCCGTCCGGACAGCGGACCGGCAGCGGTGGCTGGTTGACCATCGACAACGAGGCGAACCTGGCCGCGCTCGGCGAACTGCACGCCGGGCCGCCCGGCCCGGCGACCTTCCTGTACGTCTCCGGCGAAATCGGCATCGGGGCCGGCATCGTGCTGCACGGTGCCCTGTTCCGGGGGGCCCGGGGCTGGAGCGGCGAACTCGGCCACCTGCCGGTGCACCCCACCGGCCGCCCCTGCCGCTGCGGCTCCCGAGGCTGCCTGGAGCAGTACGCCGGCCAGGAGGCGATCCTGACCGGGGCCGGACTCGCCGGCCGGGGGCTGCCCGCCGACGCGGCGATCGCCCGGCTGGCCGAACGGGCCGGCACCGGCGACCCGGCCGCGCTCGGGGCGCTCACCGAGGCGGCCACCGCGCTCGGTGTGGCCATCGCGGGTGTGATCAACCTGCTGGACCTGGACACCGTCGTGCTGGGCGGCATCTACGCACCCCTGGTGACCTGGCTCCGCCCACCCCTGGAGGCGGAAATCGCCCGCCGGGTCCTCACCGCCGCCTGGTCCCCCGTCACCGTGCGCCCGTCCCGCCTGACCCGCGACGCCGCCGTCCTGGGCGCCGCCGGCTCGGTCGTCCGCGCCGTCCTATCCAACCCCGCCCACTGGCTCACCCCACCCACCTGA
- a CDS encoding lactonase family protein: protein MADGGEIVYLGCYTGEAGGRGSGIVAARRDPVTGALDPLGTVAPTVSPSFLARHPTQPVLYAVNEVTEGTVSAWAIDADTALRPLGTWSTGGDSPCHLAVGAGGRHLFSANYGSGSVAVHPLDSAGVPGERTDLRAHDGHGPVPQRQERAHAHMVSPGPDNGSLLAVDLGTDTIYRYDLDALAGRLLPREPLTRTRPGTGPRHLARHPDRHRCYVAGELDASIVAYTMDSNGTLRERGRVAASARHGAVQPSEIAVRPDGRFLYVGNRGVGTVSVFALDEEVPRYVTEVATGGTWPRHFALIGTHLYVADERADVVSVFTVDPANGIPEPAGSVAVASPTCVLGPLPSVPVAGH, encoded by the coding sequence ATGGCTGACGGCGGCGAGATCGTCTATCTCGGTTGTTACACCGGGGAGGCCGGCGGGCGCGGGAGCGGCATCGTCGCGGCCCGACGGGACCCGGTCACCGGTGCGCTCGACCCGCTCGGCACGGTCGCCCCGACCGTCTCGCCGTCGTTCCTGGCCCGACACCCGACCCAACCCGTGCTGTACGCGGTGAACGAGGTCACCGAGGGGACGGTCAGCGCCTGGGCGATCGACGCCGACACCGCCCTACGCCCGCTCGGCACCTGGTCCACCGGTGGCGACAGCCCGTGTCACCTGGCCGTCGGGGCGGGCGGCCGGCACCTGTTCAGCGCCAACTACGGCAGCGGCAGTGTGGCCGTACATCCGTTGGATTCCGCCGGGGTGCCGGGTGAGCGGACCGACCTGCGCGCGCACGACGGACATGGTCCGGTCCCGCAGCGGCAGGAGCGGGCCCACGCCCACATGGTCTCGCCGGGCCCGGACAACGGCTCGTTGCTCGCGGTCGACCTGGGCACCGACACCATCTACCGGTACGACCTGGACGCACTCGCGGGGCGGCTGCTGCCGCGCGAACCGCTCACCCGGACCCGGCCCGGCACCGGTCCCCGGCACCTGGCCCGTCATCCCGACCGGCACCGCTGTTACGTGGCCGGCGAGCTGGACGCGTCGATTGTCGCGTACACAATGGACAGTAACGGCACGCTGCGCGAACGCGGCCGGGTCGCGGCGAGCGCCCGGCACGGGGCGGTGCAGCCATCCGAGATCGCCGTACGACCGGACGGCCGTTTTCTCTACGTCGGAAACCGGGGAGTGGGCACGGTCTCGGTGTTCGCGCTCGACGAGGAGGTCCCGCGATACGTCACCGAGGTGGCCACCGGAGGCACCTGGCCGAGGCATTTCGCATTGATCGGTACGCACCTCTACGTCGCCGACGAACGGGCCGACGTGGTGAGTGTGTTCACCGTCGACCCGGCCAACGGGATCCCCGAGCCGGCCGGTTCGGTCGCGGTCGCGAGCCCCACCTGCGTGCTGGGACCGCTGCCCTCGGTGCCCGTGGCGGGTCACTGA
- the xylA gene encoding xylose isomerase: MAAQPTRADKFSFGLWTVGWEARDPFGDATRAPLDAVEAVHKLSELGAYGITFHDDDLIPFGSDDAKRDHHISRFRKALEETGLVVPMVTTNLFTHPIFKDGGFTSNDRDVRRFALRKVLRNVDLAAELGAKTFVMWGGREGSEYDVAKDIRAALDRYREAVNLLSEYVIDKGYDIKFAIEPKPNEPRGDILLPTVGHALAFINELEHPELVGLNPETGHEQMAGLNYAHGIAQALWAGKLFHLDLNGQRGIKYDQDLVFGHGDLMNSFALVDLLEFGGPQGAPAYEGPRHFDYKPSRTENFDGVWASAAANMRTYLLLKERAAAFRADPEVQAALAASKVAELSTPTVAAGETYADLLADRTAFEDLDVAEVSARGFGFVQLNQLAVEHLLGAR, encoded by the coding sequence ATGGCTGCCCAACCCACTCGCGCCGACAAGTTCTCGTTCGGCCTCTGGACCGTGGGCTGGGAGGCCCGCGACCCGTTCGGCGACGCCACCCGCGCCCCGCTGGACGCGGTGGAAGCGGTGCACAAGCTCTCCGAGCTGGGGGCTTACGGCATCACCTTCCACGACGACGACCTGATCCCGTTCGGCTCCGACGACGCCAAGCGCGACCACCACATCAGCCGCTTCCGCAAGGCGCTGGAAGAGACCGGCCTGGTGGTGCCGATGGTCACCACCAACCTGTTCACCCACCCGATCTTCAAGGACGGCGGGTTCACCAGCAACGACCGCGACGTACGCCGGTTCGCCCTGCGCAAGGTGCTGCGCAACGTCGACCTCGCCGCCGAGCTGGGTGCCAAGACCTTCGTCATGTGGGGCGGCCGGGAGGGCTCGGAGTACGACGTCGCCAAGGACATCCGGGCGGCACTCGACCGCTACCGCGAGGCGGTCAACCTGCTCTCCGAGTACGTCATCGACAAGGGCTACGACATCAAGTTCGCGATCGAGCCGAAGCCGAACGAGCCCCGTGGCGACATCCTGCTCCCGACCGTCGGCCACGCCCTGGCCTTCATCAACGAGCTGGAGCACCCGGAGCTGGTCGGCCTCAACCCGGAGACCGGGCACGAGCAGATGGCCGGGCTCAACTACGCGCACGGCATCGCTCAGGCGCTGTGGGCCGGCAAGCTGTTCCACCTCGACCTCAACGGCCAGCGCGGCATCAAGTACGACCAGGACCTGGTCTTCGGTCACGGTGACCTGATGAACTCGTTCGCCCTGGTCGACCTGTTGGAGTTCGGCGGCCCGCAGGGTGCCCCGGCGTACGAGGGCCCCCGGCACTTCGACTACAAGCCGTCCCGGACCGAGAACTTCGACGGGGTCTGGGCGTCGGCCGCCGCCAACATGCGCACCTACCTGCTGCTCAAGGAGCGGGCGGCGGCGTTCCGGGCCGACCCGGAGGTGCAGGCCGCGCTCGCCGCGAGCAAGGTCGCCGAGCTGTCCACCCCGACCGTGGCCGCTGGCGAGACGTACGCCGACCTGCTCGCCGACCGGACCGCGTTCGAGGACCTCGACGTGGCCGAGGTGTCGGCGCGCGGCTTCGGCTTCGTGCAGCTCAACCAGCTCGCGGTCGAGCACCTGCTCGGCGCCCGCTGA
- a CDS encoding substrate-binding domain-containing protein, whose translation MVSGRHRMRNSIRGAGAIAAAMALVLVVVGAWFGYRQLAEPACTGQLRLNVNAAPEIEPAVAAAAAQWAENGAAAEGVCVDVAVTASDPADVAAILAGKHGVSLSGVGQAPGAAVTPDVWIPDSSTWLQRLSKEAAGFAPTNNATIGRSPVVVAMPQPVAASVGWPDKKITWTDLLKQVTTGTKLRTGIVEPTRDAAGLSGLLALGAAAGAAGGAQAQQATTSALRALATGRSAVRQDLLAKFPRANDPATIASALSAAALSEEDVMEYNAKQPPIPLAALYVEPTPMSLDYPYAVMPGIEPARVAAAEGLFKVLTEASFKDRLAKQNLRGPDGTWGEGFSAPQGAPSPAGTPTSTASPTAGGTAAGGPDPAAISRALSTWTAITLPSRMLAVIDVSGSMLETVPTANNATRAQVTLAAAQGGLDLFDESWAVGLWVFSTELVGARDYRELVPIGPLTSQRGQLKSALAGIAPKRNGDTGLYDTVLAAYKAVQDGWEQGRVNSVVMLTDGKNEDANGITQEKLLADLKAAANPEQPIQVVIIGIGTGVNRGELDAITKVTGGGVFVTEDPAKIGDIFLQAIALRPAPR comes from the coding sequence ATCGTGTCGGGCCGCCATCGCATGCGTAACAGTATTCGTGGAGCAGGCGCCATCGCAGCGGCGATGGCGCTTGTCCTTGTCGTGGTGGGAGCGTGGTTCGGCTATCGACAGTTGGCCGAGCCGGCCTGCACCGGGCAACTGCGACTGAACGTCAACGCCGCCCCGGAGATCGAGCCGGCCGTGGCGGCCGCCGCCGCCCAGTGGGCCGAGAACGGCGCCGCCGCCGAGGGCGTCTGCGTCGACGTCGCGGTCACCGCCAGCGACCCGGCCGACGTGGCGGCCATCCTCGCCGGCAAGCACGGGGTGTCGCTGTCCGGGGTGGGTCAGGCGCCCGGCGCCGCGGTGACCCCGGACGTCTGGATTCCCGACTCCAGCACCTGGTTGCAGCGGCTGAGCAAGGAGGCGGCCGGCTTCGCGCCGACCAACAACGCGACGATCGGCCGCAGTCCGGTGGTGGTCGCCATGCCGCAGCCGGTCGCCGCCTCGGTCGGCTGGCCGGACAAGAAGATCACCTGGACCGACCTGCTCAAGCAGGTCACCACCGGTACCAAGCTGCGGACCGGGATCGTCGAGCCGACCCGCGACGCCGCCGGCCTGTCCGGCCTGCTCGCCCTCGGCGCCGCCGCCGGCGCGGCCGGTGGTGCCCAGGCCCAACAGGCCACCACCTCGGCGCTGCGCGCCCTGGCCACCGGCCGCTCCGCGGTACGGCAGGACCTGCTGGCCAAGTTCCCCCGGGCCAACGACCCGGCGACGATCGCCTCCGCCCTCAGCGCCGCCGCGCTGTCGGAGGAGGACGTCATGGAGTACAACGCCAAGCAGCCGCCGATCCCGCTCGCCGCGCTCTACGTCGAACCGACGCCGATGTCGCTGGACTACCCGTACGCGGTGATGCCCGGCATCGAGCCGGCGCGGGTCGCCGCCGCCGAGGGGCTGTTCAAGGTGCTCACCGAGGCCAGCTTCAAGGACCGGTTGGCCAAGCAGAACCTGCGCGGACCGGACGGCACCTGGGGCGAGGGCTTCAGCGCACCCCAGGGCGCCCCCAGCCCCGCCGGTACGCCCACCTCCACCGCGTCCCCGACCGCCGGCGGTACGGCGGCCGGAGGGCCCGATCCGGCCGCGATCAGCCGCGCCCTGTCCACCTGGACCGCGATCACCCTGCCGTCCCGGATGCTCGCCGTGATCGACGTGTCCGGCTCGATGCTGGAGACGGTGCCGACCGCCAACAACGCCACCCGCGCCCAGGTCACCCTGGCCGCCGCGCAGGGCGGTCTGGACCTGTTCGACGAGTCGTGGGCGGTCGGACTGTGGGTCTTCTCCACCGAACTGGTCGGCGCCCGCGACTACCGCGAACTGGTGCCGATCGGCCCGCTGACCAGCCAGCGCGGCCAGCTCAAGTCGGCGCTGGCCGGCATCGCGCCGAAGCGCAACGGCGACACCGGCCTCTACGACACCGTGCTCGCCGCGTACAAGGCGGTGCAGGACGGGTGGGAGCAGGGCCGGGTCAACTCGGTGGTGATGCTGACCGACGGCAAGAACGAGGACGCCAACGGCATCACCCAGGAGAAGCTGCTGGCCGACCTGAAGGCGGCGGCAAACCCGGAACAGCCGATCCAGGTTGTCATCATCGGTATCGGTACCGGTGTCAACCGTGGCGAACTGGACGCGATTACCAAGGTGACCGGTGGCGGCGTCTTCGTCACCGAGGACCCGGCGAAGATCGGCGACATCTTCCTACAGGCGATCGCGCTGCGGCCGGCACCGCGCTGA
- a CDS encoding GntR family transcriptional regulator: MEVLRPARRTTLADDVYESVRTLVMDHAVAPGERINIEALARQLQVSPTPVREALARLESDGLVRKRALAGYTATPLLTRPEFDELVEMRLILEPVATERATRRIAGLPNPAEALDQLRGAAELPGPAPGTEGFAAIAEFTNRDARFHHLVAERAGNQLLHDAVVRLRSHLHLFRLYFPATHHGISAREHHRIVDAVAAGDPDDAAAAMRAHLLAARDRQLPFFETA; the protein is encoded by the coding sequence ATGGAGGTACTACGGCCCGCGCGACGGACGACACTCGCCGACGACGTCTACGAGTCGGTGCGTACGTTGGTGATGGACCATGCCGTGGCGCCCGGCGAACGGATCAACATCGAGGCGCTGGCCCGACAGCTCCAGGTCTCTCCCACTCCGGTCCGCGAAGCACTCGCCCGGCTCGAATCCGACGGCCTGGTCCGCAAGCGCGCGCTCGCCGGTTACACCGCCACCCCGCTGCTCACCCGGCCCGAGTTCGACGAACTGGTCGAGATGCGGCTGATCCTCGAACCGGTCGCCACCGAACGGGCCACCCGCCGGATCGCCGGGCTGCCCAACCCCGCCGAAGCGCTCGACCAGCTCCGCGGCGCGGCCGAACTCCCCGGCCCGGCACCCGGCACCGAGGGCTTCGCCGCCATCGCGGAGTTCACCAACCGGGACGCCCGGTTCCACCACCTCGTCGCCGAGCGGGCCGGCAACCAGTTGCTGCACGACGCCGTCGTCCGGCTCCGGTCCCACCTGCACCTGTTCCGGCTCTACTTCCCGGCCACCCACCACGGGATCAGCGCCCGGGAACACCACCGGATAGTCGACGCGGTCGCCGCCGGCGACCCCGACGACGCCGCTGCCGCCATGCGCGCCCACCTGCTCGCCGCCCGGGACCGGCAGCTCCCCTTCTTCGAGACCGCCTGA